From Armatimonadota bacterium, the proteins below share one genomic window:
- the hypE gene encoding hydrogenase expression/formation protein HypE, translating into MDKPVDFTLSCPIPIERYPHVLMAHGGGGRLMHDLIEKMIVPGFEGLPDARRHDSAVLATGSDRIAFTTDSYVVRPLFFPGGDIGSMAVHGTVNDLAMSAARPVALSAAFILEEGLPMETLWEIVRSMQAAAAAVGVKIVTGDTKVVDRGKGDGIFINTAGIGVPLTAAEISPRMVAPGDVVIVSGDIGRHGMAIMAAREGLELESAIDSDSAPVNNVVENLVAAGVEIHCLRDLTRGGLASAMNEIAGAAGCCIALDEAGIPVREDVRAACEILGFDPLYVACEGRFAAFVPESDSQRALEVMRAVPVSSNAAVAGRVSEAPARTVTLRTSVGTTRIVDMLSGEQLPRIC; encoded by the coding sequence GTGGATAAACCTGTGGATTTCACTCTCTCATGCCCGATCCCCATCGAGCGCTACCCCCATGTGCTGATGGCCCATGGCGGTGGTGGACGCCTGATGCACGACCTCATCGAGAAGATGATCGTGCCGGGATTTGAGGGCCTGCCGGACGCGCGCCGGCACGATTCGGCGGTGTTGGCCACCGGGTCCGATCGCATCGCGTTCACAACCGATTCCTACGTCGTCCGCCCCCTGTTCTTCCCCGGCGGAGACATCGGCAGCATGGCCGTTCATGGCACGGTGAACGACCTGGCTATGTCCGCAGCGCGTCCCGTTGCGCTCAGCGCTGCGTTCATCCTGGAGGAAGGGCTTCCGATGGAGACGCTGTGGGAGATCGTGCGCTCCATGCAGGCGGCCGCCGCCGCGGTGGGAGTAAAGATTGTAACCGGTGACACGAAGGTCGTTGACCGCGGCAAAGGCGACGGCATTTTCATCAATACCGCCGGCATCGGCGTGCCGCTGACCGCGGCCGAGATCTCTCCCCGGATGGTGGCCCCGGGCGATGTGGTGATCGTCAGCGGCGACATCGGGCGGCACGGCATGGCCATCATGGCCGCGCGCGAGGGACTGGAGTTGGAAAGCGCCATCGACAGCGATTCGGCGCCTGTGAACAACGTTGTGGAAAACCTCGTTGCCGCCGGCGTCGAGATCCACTGCCTGCGTGACCTGACGCGCGGCGGCCTGGCGAGCGCCATGAACGAGATCGCGGGCGCCGCCGGATGCTGTATCGCGTTGGACGAGGCGGGCATACCGGTCCGCGAGGATGTCCGGGCCGCGTGCGAAATCCTCGGGTTCGACCCTCTCTACGTCGCCTGCGAAGGCCGCTTTGCCGCCTTCGTCCCGGAGAGCGACTCCCAGCGTGCCCTTGAGGTGATGCGCGCCGTCCCGGTTTCGTCGAATGCGGCAGTCGCCGGAAGGGTCTCGGAAGCGCCGGCGCGCACCGTCACACTGCGGACATCCGTCGGAACCACGCGCATCGTCGACATGCTCAGCGGCGAACAACTGCCCCGAATTTGCTGA
- a CDS encoding NPCBM/NEW2 domain-containing protein → MKTKSLMYPLGGVIAACLVAPVWAQEPVQLDSLSLDKMTTGYGTVRAGRSIDNNPLTLAGKVYEHGIGTHAYSQMRVMLNGKAARFKAVVGVDDEKTGQGSVVFEVRKNGKVATRTPILRGGAAPKTLDVDLSGARTMDLIVEDAGDGIDSDHADWADAVIVPAPGAAAAFQAVSLPPPPKMKPPKLPLGDGPAPAIHGPRVTGSTPGYPFLFLIPATGKGPLTYSAKGLPAGLTLNGKTGIITGSLKSEGTTKVTLTVKGPRGSATRALTIIGGAHKLAQTPPMGWNSWNVWAGAIDDAKVRAAADAMVKTGLAAHGFQYINIDDCWHAGRDAEGNIQSNSRFPDMKALSDYVHSKGLKLGIYSSPGPQTCAGFMGSYQHEQQDANTYAKWGIDYLKYDWCSYGGIAPRNPSLADMQKPYQVMQAALNNAPRDIVYSLCQYGMGNVWEWGAQVDANCWRTTGDINDSWSSLSSIGFSQDGHEKFAGPGHWNDPDMLVVGKVGWGPTLHASRLSPNEQILHISMWCLLSSPLLIGCDMTQMDNFTLSLLTNDEVLDVNQDPLGKPAGRKSKDADAEVWARPLIDGSKAVGLFNRGSETMKVTARWSDLGISGAMSVRNLWLHKDLGVHKSAFTTEVPPHGCVLVKISKAK, encoded by the coding sequence ATGAAAACGAAGAGCCTGATGTACCCCCTCGGCGGCGTCATCGCCGCGTGCCTTGTCGCACCTGTTTGGGCGCAGGAACCTGTTCAGCTGGACTCGCTGTCGCTGGACAAAATGACCACCGGCTATGGAACCGTGCGCGCCGGACGATCCATCGACAACAATCCGCTGACGTTGGCCGGCAAAGTGTACGAACACGGTATCGGCACGCACGCCTACAGCCAGATGCGCGTGATGCTGAACGGCAAAGCCGCGCGATTCAAAGCCGTCGTCGGCGTCGATGACGAGAAAACGGGCCAGGGATCGGTTGTGTTCGAGGTCCGCAAAAACGGCAAAGTGGCGACGAGAACGCCCATCCTTCGCGGAGGAGCGGCGCCAAAGACCCTGGACGTTGACCTGTCCGGCGCCAGGACGATGGACCTCATCGTCGAAGACGCTGGAGACGGCATCGACTCCGATCACGCGGATTGGGCGGACGCCGTCATCGTGCCCGCGCCGGGCGCCGCCGCCGCCTTCCAGGCTGTGAGCCTGCCGCCGCCGCCGAAAATGAAGCCGCCGAAACTCCCACTGGGTGACGGGCCGGCGCCGGCCATCCACGGCCCGCGCGTCACCGGTTCCACCCCGGGGTATCCGTTCCTGTTCCTCATCCCTGCCACCGGCAAGGGCCCGCTCACCTACTCCGCCAAAGGCCTGCCCGCGGGCCTCACATTGAACGGCAAAACCGGAATCATCACCGGCTCCCTAAAAAGCGAAGGGACCACCAAAGTCACCCTGACTGTGAAGGGCCCGAGAGGCTCGGCCACGCGCGCATTGACGATCATCGGCGGTGCGCACAAACTGGCGCAAACGCCCCCCATGGGCTGGAACTCCTGGAACGTCTGGGCCGGCGCGATTGATGACGCGAAGGTCCGCGCCGCCGCGGACGCCATGGTGAAGACCGGCCTTGCGGCGCACGGATTCCAGTACATCAATATCGATGACTGCTGGCACGCCGGCCGCGACGCCGAAGGCAACATACAGTCGAACTCGAGGTTCCCGGACATGAAGGCGCTGTCCGACTACGTTCACTCCAAGGGCCTGAAACTGGGCATCTACAGTTCGCCGGGCCCCCAGACCTGCGCGGGATTCATGGGAAGCTACCAGCACGAACAGCAGGACGCGAACACGTATGCGAAATGGGGAATCGACTACCTGAAGTATGACTGGTGCTCCTACGGAGGCATCGCTCCCCGGAATCCCTCGCTTGCCGACATGCAGAAGCCGTACCAGGTGATGCAGGCCGCGCTGAACAACGCCCCTCGCGACATCGTGTACAGCCTGTGCCAGTACGGCATGGGAAACGTGTGGGAGTGGGGCGCCCAGGTGGACGCCAACTGCTGGCGAACCACCGGCGACATCAATGACAGTTGGTCCAGCCTGTCCAGCATCGGTTTCAGCCAGGACGGACACGAGAAATTCGCCGGTCCGGGACACTGGAACGACCCGGATATGCTGGTGGTCGGCAAAGTCGGCTGGGGCCCAACCCTCCACGCGTCCCGCCTCTCGCCAAACGAACAGATCCTGCACATCAGCATGTGGTGCCTGTTGTCATCGCCGTTGTTGATCGGGTGCGATATGACGCAGATGGACAATTTCACCCTCAGCCTTCTGACAAACGACGAAGTGCTGGACGTGAATCAGGATCCGCTGGGCAAGCCCGCCGGCCGCAAATCGAAGGACGCGGACGCCGAGGTGTGGGCCCGCCCGCTGATCGACGGCTCGAAGGCCGTTGGCTTGTTCAACCGCGGGAGTGAGACAATGAAGGTAACCGCCCGCTGGAGTGATCTTGGGATCAGCGGCGCAATGAGTGTGCGCAACCTGTGGCTGCACAAGGATCTGGGCGTCCATAAGAGTGCGTTCACCACGGAGGTGCCCCCGCACGGCTGCGTGCTGGTGAAGATAAGCAAGGCCAAATAG
- a CDS encoding cytidylate kinase-like family protein: MSAKEELADRRIREWFLREQAQRQSRSHTHRPGIPHMITISRQYGAGGHTVAEALVTRLGKPWEIWDRSIIEKMAESANVQKEMVLALDEHARTWVDETIHFAMGLGVMEQATFRKHLALVLASLAQQGHIITIGRGANFILPEALNVRLMANLETRSKTIMQLEGIDHAHALKRIQQVDRERADYTRRCFDRDINDPTAYDMVLSTGKLGIETTVEAIAVVATLRFK, encoded by the coding sequence ATGAGCGCAAAGGAAGAACTGGCGGATCGACGTATTCGCGAATGGTTTCTGCGTGAACAGGCGCAAAGACAGAGTCGCAGCCATACACATCGCCCCGGCATCCCCCATATGATCACCATTTCGCGCCAGTACGGAGCGGGCGGTCACACCGTCGCCGAAGCCCTGGTGACACGTCTGGGGAAACCGTGGGAAATCTGGGATCGCAGCATCATCGAGAAAATGGCCGAAAGCGCGAACGTCCAGAAAGAGATGGTGCTTGCGCTCGATGAACACGCGCGAACGTGGGTGGACGAAACCATCCACTTTGCGATGGGGCTCGGCGTCATGGAACAGGCCACCTTCCGGAAGCACCTTGCCCTCGTGCTGGCTTCTCTCGCCCAGCAGGGCCACATCATCACGATAGGCCGCGGAGCCAACTTTATCCTCCCCGAGGCGCTCAATGTGCGCCTGATGGCCAATCTCGAGACGAGGTCGAAGACCATCATGCAACTCGAAGGCATCGACCATGCCCACGCCCTCAAGCGCATCCAGCAGGTGGACAGGGAGCGGGCAGACTACACCCGCCGCTGCTTCGACCGCGATATCAACGACCCCACCGCGTACGACATGGTGCTCTCCACCGGCAAACTGGGGATCGAGACCACCGTGGAAGCGATCGCCGTCGTCGCCACGCTCCGGTTCAAGTAG
- a CDS encoding phytanoyl-CoA dioxygenase family protein, whose product MADASGPLSIEALGFYRTNGYVVVENFLTPAELADISAAVDDAYAKHYSYEHDNVGANPAYDAVFLQKVNLWQVHEGIRRHTFSPKLAACARQLLEAGAVRIWHDQTLVKEPNSLPTPFHQDLPYWPMIEDTALTAWTALDDVDERNSCMQYIPGSQTWGRLPGVDFSSPQGVAEVAPEHAAECVPVSAPVPAGSVVFHHSLTFHGATANVTERRRRAMIVHYMADGTRFNGQEHIVSKIMLMKPGDPMDDDAIWPLTP is encoded by the coding sequence ATGGCGGACGCTTCCGGACCACTCAGTATTGAGGCACTGGGCTTCTATCGTACAAACGGGTACGTGGTTGTTGAGAATTTCCTCACACCGGCGGAACTGGCGGACATCTCCGCCGCGGTCGATGACGCCTACGCGAAGCACTATTCTTACGAGCACGACAACGTGGGCGCCAATCCTGCTTACGACGCGGTTTTCCTGCAAAAGGTCAATCTCTGGCAGGTGCATGAAGGCATCCGCCGGCACACATTCTCACCGAAGCTTGCGGCGTGCGCGCGGCAACTGCTGGAGGCCGGAGCCGTGCGCATCTGGCACGACCAGACGCTGGTTAAGGAGCCGAACAGCCTGCCTACGCCGTTTCATCAGGATCTTCCGTACTGGCCGATGATCGAGGACACCGCACTCACCGCCTGGACGGCGCTGGACGACGTTGACGAGCGCAATTCGTGTATGCAGTACATACCGGGTTCGCAGACGTGGGGCCGGCTGCCCGGCGTGGACTTCTCATCACCGCAGGGCGTTGCGGAAGTGGCGCCGGAACACGCCGCGGAGTGTGTGCCGGTATCGGCTCCTGTCCCCGCCGGAAGCGTCGTGTTTCACCACTCGCTCACCTTCCATGGGGCAACTGCAAACGTGACCGAGAGGCGACGCCGCGCGATGATCGTTCACTACATGGCGGACGGGACGCGCTTCAACGGTCAGGAACACATCGTCTCCAAGATCATGCTGATGAAACCCGGCGACCCGATGGATGACGACGCGATCTGGCCGCTGACTCCGTAG
- a CDS encoding Gfo/Idh/MocA family oxidoreductase has translation MALKVGIIGTGGIAGVHYPGWKDSPHTELFALADPSTPALEKAGAAQGIDLMYEDPYDLIGNPEIDIVDICTPNAYHTPLAVAALNAGKHVICEKPLAPTPDDIRKMIAARDASGKMLMTAQHMRFQGTSVALKAEIDSGTLGNIYHARSWMLRRAACPVRPGFIIKEHSGGGPCIDIGVHILDLTLWMMGHPKPVSVSGVTQTKLARQPGAFSIWGGAIPETFDVEDFASAFVRFENGATLILEVSWMLHHKAPNGTEDTRMWLYGDKGGSTWPDNELLHTNNAAQQMTNTQLTQAEGGSPHAKECMAFADAIVNGKPSPVPAEQSMDVMAILDGLYRSSADGREIRIG, from the coding sequence TTGGCACTGAAAGTTGGCATTATCGGCACCGGCGGAATAGCCGGTGTGCACTATCCTGGTTGGAAAGACAGCCCCCACACGGAACTGTTCGCCCTGGCGGACCCCTCCACACCCGCCCTTGAAAAGGCAGGCGCCGCCCAGGGTATCGACCTCATGTACGAAGACCCCTACGACCTGATCGGCAATCCGGAAATCGATATCGTGGATATCTGCACGCCGAACGCGTATCACACACCGCTCGCCGTGGCCGCTCTAAACGCCGGCAAGCACGTCATCTGCGAGAAGCCGCTGGCCCCCACGCCGGACGATATCCGCAAGATGATCGCCGCGCGCGACGCCAGCGGGAAGATGCTGATGACGGCCCAGCATATGCGCTTTCAGGGCACGTCGGTAGCCCTGAAAGCCGAAATCGACTCCGGCACATTGGGGAATATCTATCACGCGCGCAGCTGGATGCTGCGGCGCGCCGCCTGCCCGGTGAGGCCCGGTTTCATCATCAAGGAACACAGCGGCGGCGGCCCATGCATCGATATCGGCGTCCACATCCTTGACCTCACGCTCTGGATGATGGGACACCCCAAACCGGTCAGCGTGAGCGGAGTGACACAAACCAAGCTGGCGCGCCAGCCGGGCGCGTTCAGCATCTGGGGTGGCGCCATACCGGAAACTTTCGACGTGGAGGATTTCGCATCCGCGTTCGTCCGGTTCGAAAATGGAGCCACGCTCATCCTGGAAGTGAGCTGGATGCTGCATCACAAAGCCCCCAACGGCACGGAGGACACGCGCATGTGGCTTTACGGCGACAAAGGCGGCAGCACTTGGCCGGACAACGAGTTACTGCACACCAACAACGCGGCGCAGCAGATGACGAACACGCAGCTCACGCAGGCCGAGGGCGGGTCTCCGCACGCCAAGGAGTGCATGGCGTTTGCCGACGCCATTGTGAATGGCAAGCCGTCCCCCGTGCCGGCAGAACAAAGCATGGACGTGATGGCGATTCTGGATGGCCTGTACCGTAGTTCCGCCGACGGGCGAGAGATCCGGATCGGATGA
- the hypD gene encoding hydrogenase formation protein HypD, with the protein MKYTSEYRNEAEAQRYAQALAHITTRPWTLMEVCGGQTHAIVKFGLDSLLPDGITLVHGPGCPVCVTPLEVIDKAIHLARRPDVIFCSFGDMLRVPGSDTDLLSIKASGGDVRIVYSPVDAVKVAQDNPEKQVVFFAVGFETTAPATAMAVHQAKAQGVDNFSMLVSHVLVPPAMEAILSSPERRVQGFLAAGHVCTVMGVKQYEPIAARYNVPIVVTGFEPLDILQGITMCVKQLEEGRAVVENQYARSVRLDGNEPAMRLIETVFEIAPQKWRGIGAIPQSGLALREAYSRHDANRRFGLEGMTADEPAECLSGQVLQGIIKPHECPAFGAKCTPERPLGAPMVSSEGACAAYYRYRGHGL; encoded by the coding sequence ATGAAATACACTTCCGAATACCGTAACGAGGCGGAAGCGCAGCGCTACGCGCAGGCGCTGGCCCACATCACCACCAGGCCGTGGACGCTCATGGAAGTCTGTGGCGGGCAAACGCACGCCATAGTGAAATTCGGCCTGGACTCACTTCTGCCTGACGGCATCACGCTGGTTCATGGCCCGGGCTGCCCTGTGTGTGTCACCCCGCTGGAAGTCATCGACAAGGCTATCCATCTGGCGCGCCGCCCGGATGTCATCTTCTGCTCCTTTGGCGATATGCTCCGCGTTCCCGGCTCGGACACCGACCTGCTGTCCATCAAGGCATCCGGCGGCGACGTCCGGATCGTGTACTCGCCGGTCGATGCCGTCAAGGTCGCGCAAGACAATCCAGAGAAGCAGGTTGTCTTCTTCGCGGTAGGCTTCGAGACGACGGCTCCCGCGACGGCCATGGCCGTGCATCAGGCGAAAGCGCAGGGTGTGGACAACTTCTCGATGCTTGTTTCGCACGTTCTAGTTCCGCCGGCGATGGAGGCGATCCTTTCTTCTCCGGAACGGCGCGTCCAGGGATTTCTTGCCGCCGGTCACGTCTGCACGGTGATGGGGGTCAAGCAATACGAACCGATCGCCGCCCGGTACAACGTGCCGATCGTGGTTACGGGATTTGAGCCGCTCGACATCCTCCAGGGCATCACGATGTGCGTAAAGCAGCTCGAAGAAGGGCGGGCGGTCGTCGAGAACCAGTACGCCCGCTCGGTCCGGCTCGACGGAAACGAGCCGGCCATGCGCCTGATCGAGACCGTTTTCGAGATTGCGCCACAGAAGTGGCGCGGCATCGGCGCGATACCCCAGAGCGGGCTGGCCCTTCGCGAAGCGTACTCCCGGCACGATGCGAATCGCCGCTTCGGCCTCGAAGGGATGACCGCCGATGAACCGGCGGAATGTCTCAGCGGCCAGGTCTTGCAGGGGATAATCAAGCCGCACGAATGCCCCGCATTCGGCGCTAAATGCACACCCGAGCGCCCGCTGGGAGCGCCGATGGTGTCGTCCGAAGGCGCCTGTGCGGCTTACTACCGTTACAGGGGACACGGTTTGTAG
- the galT gene encoding galactose-1-phosphate uridylyltransferase, whose amino-acid sequence MSELRWNPTLETWTITATHRQDRTFLPPADFCPLCPTKPGASEEYQTDVPAPEYDIAVLQNKFPSLQTPAAEPAVEGSDLYPVRPSDGVCEVVLYTQQHDATLASQPVERIEKLIRVWQERYTDLGSRPYVDYVFIFENKGKVIGVTIDHPHGQIYAYPYVPPVAKTEIEASRKHVEKTGRRLWDDIIAEELRDGRRIVASNDTWLALIPFYARYPYEVHIMPRRPVSKMTDFTDAERWGMAEILKVVLQKLDNLFGFSMPYMMVMHQAPTDGGDYDHYRFHIEFYVPHRTATKLKYLAGSESGAGVFINDTLPEEKAEELRDTEPYLLG is encoded by the coding sequence ATGAGTGAACTCCGCTGGAACCCAACCCTCGAAACGTGGACCATCACGGCCACGCACCGCCAGGACCGCACGTTCCTGCCCCCCGCCGATTTCTGCCCTTTGTGCCCTACGAAGCCGGGCGCGTCGGAAGAGTATCAGACGGACGTACCGGCGCCGGAATACGACATCGCCGTTCTGCAAAACAAGTTCCCGTCGCTGCAGACGCCCGCCGCCGAACCCGCGGTTGAAGGCTCCGACCTCTATCCGGTCAGGCCCAGCGACGGCGTGTGTGAGGTCGTTCTGTATACGCAGCAGCACGACGCCACTCTGGCGTCGCAACCCGTGGAACGAATCGAGAAGCTGATCCGCGTGTGGCAGGAGCGCTATACGGACCTCGGTTCACGCCCGTACGTCGATTACGTGTTCATCTTCGAGAACAAGGGCAAGGTCATCGGTGTAACGATCGACCACCCCCACGGGCAGATTTACGCCTATCCGTACGTGCCGCCGGTGGCGAAAACCGAGATCGAGGCGTCGCGCAAGCACGTCGAGAAGACCGGCCGCCGGTTGTGGGACGATATCATCGCCGAAGAGCTCAGGGACGGCCGCCGCATCGTCGCCTCGAATGACACCTGGCTCGCACTGATCCCGTTCTACGCGCGATACCCGTATGAGGTGCACATTATGCCGCGGCGCCCCGTCAGCAAGATGACGGATTTCACGGACGCCGAGCGCTGGGGAATGGCCGAGATTCTCAAAGTTGTCCTTCAGAAACTGGATAACCTGTTCGGGTTCAGCATGCCGTACATGATGGTGATGCATCAGGCGCCTACGGACGGCGGGGACTACGACCATTACCGCTTCCACATCGAGTTTTATGTTCCGCACCGCACGGCAACCAAACTGAAATATCTGGCCGGCAGCGAATCCGGCGCCGGCGTGTTCATCAACGACACGCTGCCGGAGGAGAAGGCGGAGGAGCTTCGGGATACAGAACCATATCTACTGGGCTGA